The following proteins are encoded in a genomic region of Pyrus communis chromosome 11, drPyrComm1.1, whole genome shotgun sequence:
- the LOC137709000 gene encoding uncharacterized protein, with product MHFDGSSTSTSAGVDIAIQSPNNYRWYFSLKLDFGCTNNQVEYEALIVGLHELHDLRVTRVLVLGDSELVINQLNGIFRCMSCTLAPYHMVATYLVESFERITFEHILLVQNTDTDELAQIASRA from the coding sequence ATGCATTTTGATGGCTCCAGCACCTCAACCTCAGCTGGTGTCGATATTGCCATTCAATCCCCCAACAATTACCGCTGGTATttctctctcaagttagatttcggCTGTACAAATAATCAGGTTGAGTATGAAGCTCTCATCGTCGGCCTTCACGAACTGCACGATTTAAGAGTAACCCGTGTCCTCGTCCTCGGTGATTCTGAACTggtgattaaccaactcaatggcatttttcgttgcatgagttgtactttggcgccctatcacatggtcgccacctattTGGTCGAGTCGTTTGAAAGAATTACATTTGAGCACATTTTGCTTGTTCAAAACACTGACACCGACGAACTTGCCCAAATTGCCTCTAGAGCATAA